ATCTCAGTCTGTTTTGAAGGAGCACCTGCAGTCAGTGCCAGGTTCTGGTCAAACAGCCTGAAGGAATTTGTGAGGGTTAAGAAGATACAGATGGTAAATGACGGTCTGACAAGCGGCAGCGTGACGTGGCGCATAACCTGTAAATTAGTTGCGCCGTCCACTTTTGCAGCTTCAATGAGGTCACGCGGTACATTCTGAATTCCCGCAATATAGATGACCATCATATACCCTATTAACTGCCAGTTCATCAGCACTACGAGACCCCAAAAACCATATTTCGGATCCATGGTAAGCGTCGCACCGAATTTGCCGAGAACACCGTTGATGATAAGCTGCCATATATATCCGAGTACGATACCGCCTATCAGGTTTGGCATGAAGAAAATCGTGCGGAATACATTAGTTCCACGCCTTCCGCCTGTAAGTAATACTGCAAGCAAAAAGCCGAAAACGTTTATAGTCACTACAGAAACTACTGCAAACGCAGCAGTAAACCCAAGCGCATGGGCAAACTCCTCATCAGCAAAAGCCCGGACATAATTCCGCAGCCCAACCCAATGGGCATCAGTGACCGTCGTGAATTTACAGAAGGAAAGAATAATGCCTAAAATAAACGGAATCAAAAACGCAATGAAAAAACAAACTAAAGTAGGCAGAACGAATATAGCAAAATATTTTCGTAGTTGCTTTTCCATAATGATTACTCCTTATCTGGCTTCGATAACAGCGCCGGCACAGCGCTCGTCTTAGGCTCAATTAAGAGCCGCCTTGGTTCCTCTATTCGTACATACAACTTTCACATGGCGCATACATCTCTTTTCTTAACCATATATAGACTCTCTATCACCTAATGCCGATTTCATCTAATTGCCGGAAACGTTTCCGGCAATAGGCATACCTATGTCCTGGCAATCCGGGCCTTGTCCGGCCCGGATTGCCGACCGGAATCTTATATTCTTTTTACAGAACAGCCTTTAATCATCTCTGTTTCGAGCTGGATTTGATTGCTTTCTATTTTCTCTCCATTTATTAGGCGGATCAATATATCAACGCTTATCCTTGCAAGTTCATTTGCTGGCTGTTTGATTGTAGCAAGAGTCGGATTATAGAAATAAGCCATGTCAATGCCGTCATAGCCTATAATCGAAATATCATCCGGTATCTTAAGTCCTGAATCAGTGATTGCTTTCGCGGCTCCAATAGCCATAATGTCAGACATAGCTAAAACCGCCGTTATCGGAGTCCCCGGGAAAAGCAAACGCGACATTGCACTGTAGGCATCAGACAGCGAAAATTTTGATTCAGCATAGAACCGCTCATCGAACTCTATTCCATGTTTTCTTAAGCTTTCCATCGCGCCTTCAAATCGCAAGTCTATGCCGTCTCTGTTGCCGCGTTCGCCGCCGATAATCGCAATATGCCGGTGCCCGTTCTCGACAAGATAATCCATAGCCATAGCAGCCGCTGCACGGTCATCGACGCACACGCAAGCCTTATTGCAGTCCGGCGGAAGAGGGACATAAACCGTCGAAACAACACACGGAATACGGAATTTAGTCAATTCCTTTTCAAACCTGCCGGCCGTACCCCCGAGAAAGATTATGCCTTCCAGCTTTTTTTCAACATTGAGTTTTGAAGCCTCGCTGATTTCGTCACTTCGTTCATCTATATAATTAACTAAAGCATTATATCCATGCTTTTCGAGGTCCTGCTGCATTCTTTCAATAATAACTTCAAAGAATGGGTTCGCGCTGCCTTTTACTACAATGCTTACATTATTTGTAGCATTTTGCTTGAGAATTTTCGCATTTTGATTCGGTGAATAATTATATTTTTCAACAATAGCAAGAATTTTTTGTTTAGTTTCTTCGTTGACATCTGGATAATTATTCAACGCTCTCGAAACAGTGCTGACACCAACGCCAGCAAGTTGCGCGATATCCTTTATTGTTAGTGGAGTCATAATATACCACCCATTCACAAAATCGTTTCCGGTAACGTTTCCGCTAACTAAATCATATCACAGTCAGTCCTTAATTGTCAATGATGGATTTTGCAATTTCAAAATAATTTCTGAAGCCATTTTTTTAATATTCTTTTTCCACTTATCAGCGCTTATGAACCCCACAACATTGGGGCGGGAAGTTATATGGAACAAAAGACGGAACTGCAATGAGCAGTTCCGTCAAGTTTTTTATATTTGTTTTTTTATCTTTGAAAGGGCACCCTTTTCAAGCCGCGAAACCTGTGCCTGTGAAATGCCAATCTCGGCGGCCACCTCCATCTGCGTGTGCCCTTCAAAAAATCTCAGCGACAGGATGCGCTTTTCCCGGTCTGTCAGATGACTTATCGCCTCCTTAAGCGCAATTTCATCAAGCCAATCGTCATCTTTGTTATTATCGCCTATTTGATCCATTACATATATAGTGTCGCCTCCATCAGAATAAACCGGCTCGTAAAGCGACACCGGTTCCACCACCGATTCGAGGGCAAGGACAATTTCCTCTTTGGGAATATCCATCGCCTTTGCGAGTTCTTCAATTGTCGGCTCTCGCTGCTTTTCATTTGTCAGCTTTTCCTTGCACTGCATCGCCTTATATGCTATATCACGCATTGAGCGCGACACCCGCACCGGATTGTTGTCCCTTAAATATCTTCTGATTTCTCCGATTATCATCGGAACTGCATAAGTGGAGAACCGGACATTCTGAGAGAGGTTAAAATTATCAATTGCTTTTATAAGTCCTATACAACCGACCTGAAACAGGTCGTCTAAATTTTCTCCTCTATTTGTAAATCTTTGTATCACACTGAGAACCAACCTGAGGTTTCCGTTGATAAGATCTTCGCGCGCTTTTAAGTCGCCTTGTCTGGTCTTTTGTAGCAAATCCATTTTCTCAGCTTCGGTCAGAACTTTTAGCTTTGATGTGTTGACACCGCAAATTTCTACCTTGTTTAATTGCATATCGGCCCCTCCAGTGCTGGTAATACTTTTCATTTTCAGTATTACCTTGTAAGGGACTTTTAATACCGCTATTCTGAATATTTGGGGCCATCTATGCGATTGTAAATATTGGTAAACAAATTGCGGCCTATCAGCTCACTCTTTCGATTTCCTTGCGAAGCCTTGATATTATGCGCTTTTCAAGCCTTGATATGTATGATTGTGAAATTCCGAGCGTATCCGCCACTTCTTTTTGGGTGCGCTCGACGCCGTCGCAGAGGCCGAACCGCATTTCCATAATTGTTCGTTCACGCTTTGAAAGGTGGTTAATCGCGTCCTCAAGCAGCGATTTCTCAACATCTTTTTCAATATTCTGATGTACTACATCGCTCTCTGTCCCGAGGACGTCGGAAAGCAGCAGCTCGTTGCCATCCCAGTCTATATTAAGCGGTTCATCAATTGAGACCTCATTTTTCAGCCCCGAGTTTTTCCTCAGGAACATGAGAATTTCGTTTTCGATGCACCGCGAGGCATAAGTTGCAAGCTTTATATTCCTTGAGGGGCAAAATGTATTGACCGCTTTTATGAGTCCAATCGTCCCGATTGAGACCAAGTCCTCAACGCCAATGCCCGTATTTTCAAACTTCTTTGCGATATATACGACAAGCCTTAGATTATGAACAATCAGCTTATTTCTGGCTCCTGCCGCCCTATCCTCATCTTTCATGAGGTTGCGGAGACATTCTTTTTCCTCCTCCGTCGCAAGCGGCGCCGGAAGCAGCTCCGGACCATTTATATAATAGACTTTGCGATTTAAAATTCTCGCGGCGGCAAGATTTAAACTTAAATTGATTCTCAGAAGTATTTTTTTAAATATCCCGAACACAAAACCATCTCCAGTATAAAGCAGATGCATTACATTTATTTTTGCGACTTTGCCGCTTTCTGTATCTGAGGAACCGCTTTTCTGAAAATTCTCGGATTCAGCAAAGCGCTGAAACTGCCGTCATCAGAAAACTTATGGTCTGAGACTGCTACAAGGACGTCGGTACATTCGATGTCTGCACCTTTTACTACGAGTTTATCCGGACGGAAAGCCGGTAATACCCCGCCTGCACTGCCGACGGATTTGTATGGTATAACCCTGAACCTTTTATTGAAACCTGCTGCTTCCAAAACCGACGGGTCTGCCATAACCCCTGTTTTATAGCAGTGCCTCAGTGATTTGGGAATCAACTTCTCAATCTTTGAATACTCTGCTATTATTACTGGCGCGCCCGTCAGCGAGTCGCAGAGGTCGTTGCCGTTATCAAGCAATGCGTCCATTGCGGCCGCAGTGCCGTTGAGATAAATTTCTGTCTCATAAATATCGTCTGTATGTACATTTCTATGAAAAAACTTTGAGAAAAGATGTATCGCAATATAGCACCCCGCACTTGTCAATATCAACAACATCGGGGAAATGTCCATATATGTAACGCCGTTTCTGACGTTCAACACAGGCGGCGCCAAAAAATACTGGATAGCATACATAGCACCGCCGAAAAGCATGCTGATAAGATAAAAATTGAAAAGCAGCACAATAAAATGCTTCAAACTATGTATTTTGAACGAGATGAATATTATTACAGCAGAGGCAAGTAGTTTTGAAACTGCCGTATACATGAAATTTAACTCTGGGAAAAATATAAATACCGCATACAAGGCGCCGAAAACTGCGCCCGCAAATATCCTTAGCCTTTTGCAGTTTATCTGCAGCAAACTGGCGACCGCAAGTGCTATGAAATAGTTTATAATCAGGTTAATTATAAACAAAACATCTATGTATACGGTCATTATTCTTTCCTCAGCAATATTTATTTGCTCTTAAAAATATCAGGGATTCACATTCAATCCAACGTGATATCGTAGCGTTGTATAACTATTATATGCCTGTCTTGTTGTTTAAAGGTGTCGTTTAATGGTACAAATGTAAAATTGAGCATAAAAAATCCTCCGCTTAAAAAGCGGAGGATTTTTAAGCATATTTAAGCCGTTATTCAATTAGTCATAAACAGCTGTTACCATACCTGAGCCTACTGTACGTCCGCCTTCACGGATAGCGAAACGCAGACCAACTTCGATAGCAATCGGAGTGATGAGCTCAACATTCATGGTAACATTGTCGCCAGGCATGCACATCTCAGTGCCTTCCGGCAGAGTGATGACACCAGTAACGTCTGTTGTACGGAAATAGAACTGCGGTCTGTAGTTGTTGAAGAACGGAGTATGACGGCCGCCCTCTTCCTTAGTCAGGACGTAAACCTGGCCAGTGAACTTTGTATACGGATGAATTGATCCAGGTTTGCAGAGAACCTGTCCACGCTCGATTTCATTTCTCTGAATACCACGGAGAAGTGCACCGATGTTGTCGCCGGCTTCTGCGAAGTCAAGAGTCTTACGGAACATCTCAAGACCTGTGATAACAGTCTTCTTGCGCTCTGTTGTAAGACCGACAATCTCAACTTCTTCACCGAGCTTGACAGTACCACGCTCAACACGGCCTGTAGCAACAGTACCACGGCCTGTGATGGTGAATACGTCTTCAACAGGCATAAGGAACGGCTGGTCGTCTTTACGTTCCGGAGTCGGGATATACTTATCAACTGCATCCATCAGTTCGAGAATGCTCTTGTATTCAGGAGCATTGATATCTGTTGATGTGCACTCGAGAGCCTGGAGAGCTGAACCCTTGATGATCGGGACTTCGTCGCCAGGGAACTCGTACTTCGTGAGCAGGTCACGAATTTCCATTTCAACGAGCTCAAGCAGCTCAGGATCGTCGACTTGGTCAGTCTTGTTCATATAAACGACGATATACGGTACACCGACCTGACGAGCAAGAACGATGTGCTCACGAGTCTGCGGCATAGGACCGTCAGCAGCGGAAACGACGAGAATAGCGCCGTCCATCTGAGCAGCACCAGTGATCATGTTCTTAACATAGTCAGCATGACCCGGGCAGTCAACGTGTGCATAATGCCTTGCATCTGTCTCGTACTCAACATGAGCGGTGTTGATTGTGATACCGCGCTCTCTCTCTTCAGGAGCCTTATCGATCTGGTCATAAGCCATATACTCAGCTTTGCCCTTGAAACCGAGAACCTTTGTGATAGCAGCGGTCAGGGTTGTCTTACCATGGTCAACGTGACCAATCGTACCGATATTAATGTGAGGTTTGTTTCTCTCAAACTTAGCCTTTGCCACTTTTTTGTCCTCCTTATAAAACACTATTATTGCCCATACTACTGATAGAACAATTTTATCAGTATTGCCCTAAAATTTCAAGTAGTAACGGGCTGATTACATAGATAATTAATCAAAACTAAAATTATTACTCTTTTTTGCCGCGTTCGGCCATAATCTTTTCCTGAATTGACTTCGGTACTTCGATATAATGGCTCGGCTCCATAGAGTACTGTCCGCGTCCCTGTGTCTTTGAACGCAGGTCTGTTGCATAACCGAACATCTCTGCAAGCGGGACATAAGCTGTAATCTGCTGTGAACCCGGTCTTGCGACCATGCCTTGGATCTGTCCGCGGCGGGAGTTCAGGTCGCCGATTACATCGCCCATGTACTCCTCAGGAACAATAACGACAACCTTCATAACAGGCTCGAGGAGTACCGGGTCAGCCTTCTTCATGCCTTCCTTGAATGCCATTGATGCGGCAATCTTAAAGGCCATTTCAGAAGAGTCGACCTCATGGAAAGATCCGTCGTAAAGTGTTATCTTAACGTCGACAACAGGATAGCCGGCAAGTACACCAGACTGCATAGCACCCTGTAAGCCAGCGTCAACAGCAGGAATATATTCCTTCGGGATGGCACCGCCGACGATGGCGTTGACAAACTCGTAGCCTTTGCCGGGTTCGTTCGGCTCCATCTTAATCTTAACGTGACCGTACTGGCCGCGTCCACCTGACTGACGTACATACTTGTGTTCTACATCGGCTGGCTTGCGGATTGTCTCTTTGTAAGCAACCTGAGGTTTACCGACATTAGCTTCAACCTTGAATTCGCGGAGCAAACGGTCAACGATAATCTCAAGGTGGAGCTCACCCATACCTGCAATAATGGTTTGTCCGGTTTCTTCATCAGTATAGGTCTTGAACGTCGGGTCTTCTTCAGCGAGTTTTGAAAGTGCGATAGCCATTTTCTCCTGACCCGCTTTAGTCTTCGGTTCAATAGCTACGCGGATAACAGGCTCTGGGAATTCCATTGACTCAAGGATAACCGGATGCTTTTCATCGCAGAGAGTATCACCGGTTGTGGTGTTCTTCAGACCGACAGCGGCGGCGATATCACCGGCATAGACAGTATCAATATCCTGTCTGTGGTTTGCATGCATCTGAAGAATACGGCCTAATCTCTCGTTATCGTCCTTTACGGAGTTGTAAACGGTATCACCGGCGTTAACTTTACCGGAATATACGCGGAAGAAGCACAGCTTTCCGACGTACGGGTCTGTAGCGATTTTGAATGCAAGAGCAGCAAACGGTTCATCGTCGCTTGCGTGACGTTCAACTTCCTCATCAGTTTTTGGAACTTTTCCCTTTATTGCGGGGATATCAGTAGGAGCCGGCATATAGTCGACAATAGCGTCGAGGAGCTTTTGAACGCCCTTATTCCTGTAAGACGTACCGCAGGTAACCGGAACAAGCTTGTTCGCGATTGTTGCAGCACGCAGAGCCTTCTTAAGCTCTTCTTTTGTAATCTCTTTGCCCTCGAGATACTTGGCCATGAGCTCATCATCGGTTTCAACAATCAGTTCAACCATTTCCTGATGATACTGCTCAGCCTTTTCCTTCATATCATCGGGGATTTCTTCAACTCTCATATCTTTGCCGAGGTCGTCGTAATAAACGTCCGCGGTCATGTCCATAAGGTCGATGATGCCTTTAAAGCTATCTTCACTGCCGATGGGAAGCTGAATTGGAACAGGTGTACACTTT
This DNA window, taken from [Clostridium] cellulosi, encodes the following:
- the amyD gene encoding putative starch degradation products transport system permease protein AmyD (High confidence in function and specificity); this translates as MEKQLRKYFAIFVLPTLVCFFIAFLIPFILGIILSFCKFTTVTDAHWVGLRNYVRAFADEEFAHALGFTAAFAVVSVVTINVFGFLLAVLLTGGRRGTNVFRTIFFMPNLIGGIVLGYIWQLIINGVLGKFGATLTMDPKYGFWGLVVLMNWQLIGYMMVIYIAGIQNVPRDLIEAAKVDGATNLQVMRHVTLPLVRPSFTICIFLTLTNSFRLFDQNLALTAGAPSKQTEMLALNIYNTFYNRIGWEGVGQAKAVLFSILVAIIALTQLAISRKREVEN
- a CDS encoding hypothetical protein (High confidence in function and specificity), producing the protein MTPLTIKDIAQLAGVGVSTVSRALNNYPDVNEETKQKILAIVEKYNYSPNQNAKILKQNATNNVSIVVKGSANPFFEVIIERMQQDLEKHGYNALVNYIDERSDEISEASKLNVEKKLEGIIFLGGTAGRFEKELTKFRIPCVVSTVYVPLPPDCNKACVCVDDRAAAAMAMDYLVENGHRHIAIIGGERGNRDGIDLRFEGAMESLRKHGIEFDERFYAESKFSLSDAYSAMSRLLFPGTPITAVLAMSDIMAIGAAKAITDSGLKIPDDISIIGYDGIDMAYFYNPTLATIKQPANELARISVDILIRLINGEKIESNQIQLETEMIKGCSVKRI
- the sigG gene encoding RNA polymerase sigma-G factor (High confidence in function and specificity), which gives rise to MQLNKVEICGVNTSKLKVLTEAEKMDLLQKTRQGDLKAREDLINGNLRLVLSVIQRFTNRGENLDDLFQVGCIGLIKAIDNFNLSQNVRFSTYAVPMIIGEIRRYLRDNNPVRVSRSMRDIAYKAMQCKEKLTNEKQREPTIEELAKAMDIPKEEIVLALESVVEPVSLYEPVYSDGGDTIYVMDQIGDNNKDDDWLDEIALKEAISHLTDREKRILSLRFFEGHTQMEVAAEIGISQAQVSRLEKGALSKIKKQI
- the sigE gene encoding RNA polymerase sigma-E factor (High confidence in function and specificity), which translates into the protein MFGIFKKILLRINLSLNLAAARILNRKVYYINGPELLPAPLATEEEKECLRNLMKDEDRAAGARNKLIVHNLRLVVYIAKKFENTGIGVEDLVSIGTIGLIKAVNTFCPSRNIKLATYASRCIENEILMFLRKNSGLKNEVSIDEPLNIDWDGNELLLSDVLGTESDVVHQNIEKDVEKSLLEDAINHLSKRERTIMEMRFGLCDGVERTQKEVADTLGISQSYISRLEKRIISRLRKEIERVS
- a CDS encoding sigma-E processing peptidase SpoIIGA (High confidence in function and specificity), whose protein sequence is MTVYIDVLFIINLIINYFIALAVASLLQINCKRLRIFAGAVFGALYAVFIFFPELNFMYTAVSKLLASAVIIFISFKIHSLKHFIVLLFNFYLISMLFGGAMYAIQYFLAPPVLNVRNGVTYMDISPMLLILTSAGCYIAIHLFSKFFHRNVHTDDIYETEIYLNGTAAAMDALLDNGNDLCDSLTGAPVIIAEYSKIEKLIPKSLRHCYKTGVMADPSVLEAAGFNKRFRVIPYKSVGSAGGVLPAFRPDKLVVKGADIECTDVLVAVSDHKFSDDGSFSALLNPRIFRKAVPQIQKAAKSQK
- the tuf gene encoding Elongation factor Tu (High confidence in function and specificity), which gives rise to MAKAKFERNKPHINIGTIGHVDHGKTTLTAAITKVLGFKGKAEYMAYDQIDKAPEERERGITINTAHVEYETDARHYAHVDCPGHADYVKNMITGAAQMDGAILVVSAADGPMPQTREHIVLARQVGVPYIVVYMNKTDQVDDPELLELVEMEIRDLLTKYEFPGDEVPIIKGSALQALECTSTDINAPEYKSILELMDAVDKYIPTPERKDDQPFLMPVEDVFTITGRGTVATGRVERGTVKLGEEVEIVGLTTERKKTVITGLEMFRKTLDFAEAGDNIGALLRGIQRNEIERGQVLCKPGSIHPYTKFTGQVYVLTKEEGGRHTPFFNNYRPQFYFRTTDVTGVITLPEGTEMCMPGDNVTMNVELITPIAIEVGLRFAIREGGRTVGSGMVTAVYD
- the fusA gene encoding Elongation factor G (High confidence in function and specificity); the protein is MPREVPLELTRNIGIMAHIDAGKTTTTERILFYTEKTHKIGEVHDGEATMDWMEQEQERGITITSAATTCFWKGHRINIIDTPGHVDFTVEVERSLRVLDGSVTVFCAKGGVEPQSETVWRQAEEYHVPRMAYINKMDIMGADFYRVIDMMKERLKCTPVPIQLPIGSEDSFKGIIDLMDMTADVYYDDLGKDMRVEEIPDDMKEKAEQYHQEMVELIVETDDELMAKYLEGKEITKEELKKALRAATIANKLVPVTCGTSYRNKGVQKLLDAIVDYMPAPTDIPAIKGKVPKTDEEVERHASDDEPFAALAFKIATDPYVGKLCFFRVYSGKVNAGDTVYNSVKDDNERLGRILQMHANHRQDIDTVYAGDIAAAVGLKNTTTGDTLCDEKHPVILESMEFPEPVIRVAIEPKTKAGQEKMAIALSKLAEEDPTFKTYTDEETGQTIIAGMGELHLEIIVDRLLREFKVEANVGKPQVAYKETIRKPADVEHKYVRQSGGRGQYGHVKIKMEPNEPGKGYEFVNAIVGGAIPKEYIPAVDAGLQGAMQSGVLAGYPVVDVKITLYDGSFHEVDSSEMAFKIAASMAFKEGMKKADPVLLEPVMKVVVIVPEEYMGDVIGDLNSRRGQIQGMVARPGSQQITAYVPLAEMFGYATDLRSKTQGRGQYSMEPSHYIEVPKSIQEKIMAERGKKE